Proteins co-encoded in one Pirellulales bacterium genomic window:
- a CDS encoding DegT/DnrJ/EryC1/StrS aminotransferase family protein yields the protein MTAPLKQPKVPFFRPEISEEEIAAVAETLRSGWLTTGPRTRQFESNFAERVGAKHALAVNSATAALHLALNAAGIGPGDEVIVPTMTFTATAEVVVHQGAKPVFVDCLPDTMNMDPACVAAAVTSRTKAMVPVHYGGQPCEMDRLLEIAAQYDLWVVEDAAHALPAQYRGRTVGTIGDLTCFSFYANKTITTGEGGMLTTDDDELAERVRIRSLHGLSKDAWKRFSAEGSWYYEVVYPGFKYNLTDTAAALGLGQLSRADDFWRRRERCAARYCEQLADVPQIKLPRAQAHVQHSWHLFVIQLELEQLSIDRNAFIRQLDEAGIGTSVHYIPLHMQPYYRDTFGYRPDDFPVARGLYDRIITLPIYPSLPDESLQYVADTVRSIVAEHRR from the coding sequence ATGACCGCTCCACTCAAGCAACCCAAAGTCCCCTTCTTCCGGCCAGAGATCTCCGAGGAGGAGATCGCCGCGGTCGCCGAGACGTTGCGCTCGGGCTGGCTCACAACCGGCCCCCGCACGCGGCAGTTTGAAAGCAACTTTGCCGAGCGCGTGGGCGCCAAGCATGCCCTGGCCGTGAACTCCGCCACGGCCGCCCTCCACCTGGCGCTGAACGCCGCGGGCATTGGCCCCGGCGACGAGGTGATCGTGCCGACGATGACCTTCACCGCCACGGCGGAAGTGGTCGTCCATCAAGGGGCGAAGCCGGTCTTCGTCGACTGCCTGCCCGACACGATGAACATGGATCCGGCCTGCGTCGCCGCCGCGGTGACTTCGCGGACCAAGGCGATGGTGCCGGTTCATTACGGTGGCCAGCCGTGCGAGATGGATCGGCTGCTCGAGATCGCCGCGCAGTATGATCTGTGGGTCGTCGAAGACGCGGCCCACGCGCTGCCGGCCCAGTATCGTGGCCGCACCGTCGGCACGATCGGCGATCTGACCTGTTTTTCGTTCTATGCCAACAAGACGATCACCACTGGCGAAGGGGGCATGCTCACCACCGACGACGACGAGCTGGCCGAACGCGTGCGCATCCGCAGCCTGCACGGACTGAGCAAGGATGCCTGGAAACGCTTCAGTGCCGAAGGTTCGTGGTACTACGAGGTGGTCTATCCCGGCTTCAAGTACAACCTGACCGATACGGCGGCCGCGCTCGGACTGGGGCAATTGTCGCGTGCCGATGATTTCTGGCGCCGCCGCGAACGTTGTGCCGCGCGCTACTGCGAACAACTGGCCGACGTGCCGCAGATCAAGTTGCCGCGAGCGCAGGCGCACGTGCAGCATTCCTGGCACTTGTTCGTCATCCAGCTCGAACTAGAGCAACTCTCGATCGACCGCAATGCGTTCATTCGCCAGCTCGACGAGGCGGGCATCGGCACGAGCGTCCACTACATCCCGCTCCACATGCAGCCCTATTACCGCGATACGTTCGGCTATCGGCCCGACGATTTCCCCGTCGCGCGCGGGCTCTACGATCGTATCATCACGTTGCCGATCTATCCTTCGCTGCCGGACGAGTCGCTCCAGTACGTCGCCGATACCGTTCGCAGCATCGTCGCGGAGCACCGGCGGTGA
- a CDS encoding sugar transferase — translation MIKRAFDVGVSFVGLVLLAPLLLLVTLAVKATSPGPVLFRQERMGRGLRPFRINKFRTMVVDAPQRGAAITAGRDPRITRVGHVLRMTKIDELPQLINVLVGEMSFVGPRPEVPRYVEMFRHDYEEILRVRPGITDLASLKYRDEAALLGAAADPEAEYVEKILPDKIALAKDYIARQSLGLDLWIIVQTFLAVARG, via the coding sequence GTGATTAAGCGGGCGTTCGATGTCGGTGTTTCGTTCGTCGGGCTGGTGCTGCTGGCGCCCCTCTTGCTATTGGTGACGCTGGCTGTGAAAGCCACCTCCCCCGGGCCGGTCTTGTTCCGTCAGGAACGCATGGGGCGCGGGCTTCGGCCCTTTCGCATCAACAAGTTTCGCACCATGGTCGTCGACGCCCCGCAGCGTGGCGCGGCCATCACCGCCGGCCGCGATCCCCGCATCACGCGCGTGGGGCACGTGCTGCGGATGACCAAGATCGACGAGCTCCCCCAACTCATCAATGTCCTGGTCGGCGAGATGAGCTTCGTCGGACCGCGTCCCGAAGTGCCTCGCTACGTCGAGATGTTCCGGCACGACTACGAAGAAATTCTGCGCGTGCGGCCAGGGATTACCGATCTTGCTTCCTTGAAATACCGCGACGAGGCGGCCCTGCTCGGCGCCGCCGCCGATCCCGAGGCCGAGTACGTCGAGAAGATCTTGCCCGACAAGATCGCCCTGGCCAAAGACTATATCGCTCGACAGTCGCTGGGGTTGGATCTCTGGATTATCGTGCAGACGTTTCTGGCCGTCGCGCGAGGATAG
- a CDS encoding DUF1570 domain-containing protein — protein sequence MRSASAQLGLALIVGLTMAGSAAVGEAASPSRRTIELEFEGRRLEGMPLAWSKSVVYLLARDGRLWEFPPRDASDSRQVSSGFQSYPATIMRAQLEKEFGPKFEVSSTGHYLVVHPSGKGPQWSRRFEDLYRSFVIYFQVRDFQLKEPEFPMVAIVFPNQREFMQYAARDGSGVGRNVLGYYSPMSNRVALYDSGGGKSSWEQDADTIIHEATHQSAFNTGIHTRFAPQPKWVIEGLGTMFEASGVWDSRNHTRQNERVNRGRFGDFRAMIEQQARKENSLEELIASDERFSADPAAAYAEAWALTYYLVETQPRKYAQYLKRVIDRTEFQPYPAAQRMADFTAVFGDNFRLIDAQFLRFIKSQK from the coding sequence ATGCGAAGCGCGTCGGCACAGCTTGGGCTGGCCTTGATCGTCGGCCTGACGATGGCGGGCAGCGCCGCGGTGGGAGAAGCCGCCAGCCCCTCGCGCCGCACGATCGAGCTCGAATTCGAGGGGCGCCGTCTGGAAGGGATGCCACTCGCCTGGTCGAAATCGGTCGTTTACCTGCTCGCTCGCGATGGCCGCCTGTGGGAGTTTCCGCCACGCGACGCCTCCGATTCGCGGCAGGTTTCGAGCGGCTTTCAAAGCTACCCCGCCACGATCATGCGGGCCCAGCTCGAGAAGGAATTCGGTCCCAAGTTCGAGGTTTCCTCGACCGGGCATTACCTTGTCGTCCATCCCAGCGGCAAGGGTCCGCAATGGAGTCGGCGGTTCGAGGATCTCTATCGCTCGTTCGTGATCTACTTCCAGGTACGCGACTTTCAACTCAAGGAACCCGAGTTCCCGATGGTCGCGATCGTGTTTCCCAATCAGCGCGAATTCATGCAGTACGCCGCGCGCGACGGCTCGGGCGTCGGCCGTAACGTGCTGGGGTACTACTCTCCCATGTCGAACCGCGTGGCGCTGTACGACTCGGGGGGAGGCAAGTCTTCCTGGGAACAGGACGCCGATACGATTATCCACGAGGCGACGCACCAATCGGCCTTCAACACGGGGATTCATACGCGTTTTGCGCCGCAGCCGAAGTGGGTGATCGAGGGGCTGGGCACGATGTTCGAGGCCTCCGGCGTCTGGGACTCGCGGAATCACACACGGCAGAACGAACGGGTGAACCGGGGCCGGTTTGGCGACTTTCGGGCCATGATCGAGCAGCAGGCCCGCAAAGAGAACTCGCTCGAGGAATTGATCGCTTCCGACGAGCGTTTCTCGGCCGATCCGGCGGCCGCCTACGCCGAGGCCTGGGCGCTGACCTATTACCTGGTTGAAACGCAGCCGCGCAAGTATGCGCAATACCTGAAACGCGTGATCGATCGAACGGAATTCCAGCCCTACCCGGCTGCCCAACGGATGGCCGACTTTACGGCAGTGTTCGGCGACAATTTCCGGCTGATCGACGCCCAGTTCCTGCGGTTCATCAAGTCGCAAAAGTAG
- a CDS encoding nucleotide sugar dehydrogenase, with product MTTDESSSSAHAPRGNEPFVPRTVALFGLGYVGCVSACALAEAGHRVIGVEVVPAKVDAINRGEVPFLEPGLPELARQVVASGRLSATDNAAAAVAEADLSLICVGTPSTETGLPKFDHLYRVCESIGEAIRAKDASHDVVIRSTVLPGTAEHCTSLIEQVSGRMAGDGFHLVINPEFLREGTALADYRNPPFTVVGAEDERAARRIAALYANVAGPCFMTGRREAELVKYSCNLFHAVKVVFANEIGRIAKTAGIDSHAVMEIFCHDDKLNLSRYYLKPGFAYGGSCLPKDLRAIVGYSRERHVALPMLEHVAASNREQIESAFRLIEQQEQRKVGLIGFSFKPSTDDLRESPLVILAEMLIGKGYDLKIYDPQVVISNLLGANRGFLEKHLPHAAGLITDQLDDLLEWAECLVVGSPLRDVGQVLMQAREDQTIIDLVRAAPRVRTKARYHGLGWEIATTDD from the coding sequence ATGACCACGGACGAATCATCCTCCTCTGCCCACGCGCCGCGGGGGAACGAGCCCTTCGTGCCGCGCACCGTCGCCCTGTTCGGACTGGGGTACGTCGGCTGCGTCTCGGCCTGCGCGCTGGCCGAGGCCGGCCACCGCGTCATCGGCGTCGAGGTCGTGCCGGCCAAGGTCGACGCCATCAATCGGGGTGAGGTCCCCTTTCTCGAACCGGGGCTGCCCGAACTTGCCAGACAGGTGGTCGCCTCGGGGCGACTCTCCGCGACCGACAACGCCGCCGCCGCCGTGGCCGAGGCGGACTTGTCGCTGATCTGCGTCGGCACGCCCAGCACCGAGACGGGACTCCCCAAGTTCGATCACCTCTACCGCGTCTGCGAGTCGATCGGCGAGGCCATCCGCGCGAAGGACGCCTCGCACGATGTCGTGATTCGCTCGACCGTCTTGCCGGGGACGGCCGAGCACTGCACCTCGCTCATCGAGCAGGTCTCGGGCCGCATGGCGGGAGACGGTTTTCACCTGGTCATCAATCCCGAGTTTCTGCGCGAAGGGACGGCCCTGGCCGACTATCGAAATCCTCCCTTTACCGTGGTCGGGGCCGAAGATGAACGTGCCGCCCGCCGCATCGCCGCCCTCTATGCCAACGTCGCCGGCCCCTGCTTCATGACGGGACGCCGCGAGGCCGAGCTCGTCAAATACTCGTGCAACCTGTTCCACGCCGTAAAGGTCGTCTTTGCCAACGAGATCGGCCGCATCGCCAAGACCGCCGGCATCGATAGCCACGCCGTGATGGAAATCTTCTGTCACGACGACAAGCTCAACCTGTCGCGCTACTATCTCAAGCCCGGCTTTGCCTACGGTGGCTCGTGTCTGCCGAAAGACTTGCGTGCCATCGTGGGCTATTCGCGCGAGCGCCACGTGGCGCTCCCCATGCTCGAGCATGTCGCGGCCAGCAATCGCGAGCAGATCGAAAGCGCCTTCCGCCTCATCGAGCAGCAAGAGCAACGCAAGGTGGGGCTCATCGGCTTCTCGTTCAAGCCCAGCACCGACGACCTGCGCGAAAGCCCCCTCGTCATCCTCGCCGAAATGCTGATCGGCAAGGGGTATGATCTCAAGATCTACGATCCCCAGGTGGTCATTTCGAACCTGTTGGGCGCCAACCGCGGCTTCCTCGAAAAACACCTCCCCCATGCCGCCGGGCTGATTACCGACCAACTCGATGATCTGCTCGAATGGGCCGAGTGTCTCGTCGTCGGTAGCCCGCTCCGCGACGTGGGCCAGGTGCTGATGCAGGCACGCGAAGACCAGACGATTATCGACCTGGTGCGCGCCGCTCCCCGGGTACGCACCAAGGCCCGCTACCACGGTCTGGGCTGGGAGATTGCCACCACCGACGACTAA
- a CDS encoding alginate lyase family protein, translating into MKLALYFHTLRHMRPVQIGSRLAQRLRRPAIDRRPAPPLRPTVGDWLETPAREPRMFASHGFRFLNRQRELSFPAGWNDPAVDQLWLYNLHYFEDLFARDAAARRAWHLELVERWPRENPPFEGRGWDPYPLSLRIVSWIKWSLAGEVLSAAVLDSLAQQTRNLAQRIEYHLLGNHLLANAKALVFAGLYFAGDEADRWLRQGCDLFCREFAEQILPDGAHFELSPMYHALILEDVLDLLNLWQVYRVAPESPWRELATRMRHWLAAMCLPDGRITLFNDAAFGIAPEVAELDAYAARLGLPPIPAPTEGITHLADSGYVRLQHGDAVAVVDVGEIGPAYIPGHGHADVLGLEFALGPQRVIVNSGTSVYYGNDRQRERERATAAHNSVEVDGHSSSELWGNFRVARRAHPCGLRVQVEGETLVVSCAHDGYRRLPGRVTHRRTFTLEKHTLTIEDQLEGSYDQAYARFHLHPEVVVTFRTASEFELQAGAWQMVFTTNARECRVEATQYHPEFGLAVPNRCLVVPVEQGRATCKFAWGSQPAAK; encoded by the coding sequence GTGAAGCTGGCTCTTTATTTCCACACGCTGCGACACATGCGGCCGGTGCAAATCGGTTCGCGCCTTGCCCAGCGACTGCGCCGCCCCGCGATCGATCGCCGCCCTGCCCCGCCGCTACGGCCTACCGTCGGTGACTGGCTTGAGACCCCCGCGCGCGAGCCACGCATGTTCGCCTCCCACGGGTTTCGCTTTTTGAATCGCCAGCGCGAGCTGTCGTTCCCCGCGGGCTGGAACGATCCGGCCGTCGATCAACTCTGGCTCTACAACCTGCACTATTTCGAAGATCTCTTCGCCCGCGACGCCGCCGCGCGGCGTGCCTGGCATCTCGAGCTCGTCGAGCGCTGGCCGCGCGAGAATCCGCCGTTCGAAGGCCGCGGCTGGGACCCTTACCCCCTGTCGCTACGCATCGTGAGCTGGATCAAATGGTCGCTGGCCGGCGAAGTGCTCTCGGCGGCGGTGCTCGATTCGCTTGCCCAGCAGACACGGAATCTCGCCCAGCGGATCGAGTATCACCTCTTGGGCAACCATCTCTTGGCCAACGCCAAGGCGCTAGTCTTTGCCGGGTTGTACTTCGCCGGCGACGAAGCCGACCGATGGCTGCGGCAAGGTTGTGATCTGTTCTGCCGCGAATTTGCCGAGCAGATTCTGCCCGACGGGGCCCACTTCGAGCTCAGCCCGATGTATCACGCGCTCATCCTGGAAGATGTGCTCGATCTGTTGAACCTCTGGCAGGTCTACCGCGTGGCCCCCGAGTCGCCGTGGCGCGAACTGGCCACGCGCATGCGCCATTGGCTCGCCGCGATGTGCCTCCCCGACGGCCGCATCACGCTCTTCAACGACGCGGCTTTCGGCATTGCCCCCGAAGTGGCGGAACTCGACGCCTATGCCGCACGATTGGGACTGCCCCCCATCCCTGCTCCAACGGAAGGAATCACGCACTTGGCCGACAGCGGTTACGTGCGGCTCCAGCATGGCGACGCCGTAGCTGTCGTCGACGTGGGTGAAATCGGACCGGCCTACATCCCCGGACATGGCCATGCCGATGTTCTCGGACTCGAGTTTGCACTCGGCCCGCAGCGTGTCATCGTCAACTCGGGCACGTCCGTCTACTATGGTAACGACCGCCAGCGCGAGCGAGAGCGTGCCACGGCGGCACACAACTCGGTCGAGGTCGATGGCCACAGCTCGTCGGAGTTGTGGGGAAACTTTCGCGTCGCCCGGCGGGCGCATCCCTGCGGCTTGCGCGTGCAGGTCGAGGGAGAAACGCTGGTCGTCTCCTGCGCGCACGACGGTTATCGGCGTTTGCCGGGCCGTGTGACGCATCGGCGAACGTTCACCCTGGAGAAGCATACGCTCACGATCGAAGACCAGCTCGAAGGAAGCTACGACCAGGCTTACGCCAGATTCCACCTGCACCCCGAGGTTGTGGTGACTTTCCGCACCGCTAGCGAGTTCGAATTGCAGGCTGGCGCGTGGCAGATGGTCTTTACGACTAATGCCCGGGAATGCCGCGTCGAGGCGACGCAGTACCATCCCGAGTTCGGCCTGGCCGTGCCCAACCGTTGCCTGGTCGTGCCGGTCGAGCAAGGCCGCGCGACCTGCAAGTTTGCTTGGGGTTCTCAGCCTGCGGCGAAATGA
- the priA gene encoding primosomal protein N' gives MSGEQRELFETAPAPWEVDDAVEQLVATVVFPTGPAQPFDYAVPERLRDMLRVGMRVRVPLGRGDRVAQGYCVRLEPRQSSRRLKEISKLVDRRHLLTPAMLRLTEWMAEHYLCPWGQVLEAVVPAGVRMDAGTRGTQFLSVNRDALQQIDRSKLPAKQAIVIEHLAAATSPLTAQQLASACRCTLAPINALRKKGLIAARTERVRTHQAEEAAVERDSGHELNLDQQQALDTILAALRGRRYETLLLHGVTGSGKTEVYIRAIEEVVSYGRQAIVLVPEISLTPQTRQRFRARFDHVAVLHSHLTDSERHRHWERIATGEVQVVVGARSAIFAPTPHLGLIVVDEEHESSFKQDSAPRYHARDVAIERARAEAVPLVLGSATPSLESWQRGRQGVYRLLELPRRVLDRPLPAVGTIDLREERAEKGSRGAIGRRMYVAMQHALEAGGQVILFLNRRGFATHIQCPSCGEVVNCPHCEIALTHHRHGEMALCHYCDFQMPAPLNCPQCGASGIRYSGSGTQRLEAEVHQRFPNYPLIRMDTDAMQRPGSHEAALARFRSGEVRILLGTQMIAKGLDFPNVTLVGVINADTSLHLPDFRASERTFQLLAQVAGRTGRGEQGGRVLIQTVSPEHPAIQAAIDHDCDKFAAYELPMREALCYPPFGSMIRLIVRGVQEPVVAAFTGQVVDELRRLLAESKARVLGPAPAPFAKLRGKYRYHILLQDSDDTALRTAVRQVLEDLRAPDDVEWVTDVDPLSML, from the coding sequence ATGTCCGGGGAACAACGAGAGCTTTTCGAGACGGCGCCGGCCCCTTGGGAGGTCGACGATGCCGTGGAGCAACTCGTGGCGACCGTGGTTTTTCCGACGGGCCCTGCCCAGCCGTTCGACTATGCCGTGCCCGAGCGACTTCGCGACATGCTACGCGTCGGCATGCGGGTCCGCGTTCCGCTGGGACGGGGAGATCGCGTGGCTCAGGGATACTGCGTGAGGCTGGAGCCGCGACAAAGCTCGCGGCGATTGAAGGAAATCTCGAAGCTGGTCGACCGCCGGCACCTGCTGACGCCGGCCATGCTGCGTCTGACGGAATGGATGGCCGAGCACTATCTGTGCCCCTGGGGGCAGGTGCTCGAGGCGGTCGTCCCGGCGGGGGTGCGCATGGACGCCGGCACGCGGGGCACGCAATTTCTGTCGGTCAACCGCGACGCGCTCCAACAGATCGACCGGTCGAAGCTGCCCGCCAAACAGGCGATCGTCATCGAGCATCTTGCCGCGGCGACGTCGCCGCTGACGGCACAGCAGCTTGCCTCGGCGTGTCGGTGTACGCTGGCCCCCATCAACGCGCTTCGCAAGAAGGGACTCATCGCGGCCCGCACCGAGCGCGTCCGCACGCATCAGGCCGAAGAGGCGGCCGTCGAGCGCGACTCGGGACACGAGTTGAATCTCGACCAGCAGCAGGCGCTCGACACGATTCTGGCGGCGTTGCGGGGACGCCGCTACGAGACGTTACTGCTGCATGGCGTAACCGGCAGCGGCAAGACCGAGGTCTATATCCGGGCTATTGAAGAGGTCGTCTCCTACGGTCGCCAGGCGATCGTGCTGGTGCCCGAGATCAGCCTTACGCCCCAAACGCGCCAGCGTTTCCGGGCCCGCTTCGACCACGTGGCCGTGTTGCACAGCCATCTCACCGATTCAGAGCGGCACCGCCACTGGGAACGCATCGCGACGGGAGAGGTGCAGGTGGTGGTCGGCGCGCGGAGCGCCATTTTTGCCCCCACGCCCCATCTCGGCCTGATCGTGGTGGATGAAGAGCACGAATCGTCGTTCAAGCAGGATTCTGCCCCGCGTTATCATGCCCGCGATGTGGCCATCGAACGAGCGCGGGCCGAAGCCGTGCCCCTGGTGCTGGGCTCGGCGACGCCATCGCTCGAAAGCTGGCAGCGGGGGAGACAAGGCGTGTACCGGTTGCTCGAGTTGCCGCGCCGCGTACTCGACCGGCCCTTGCCCGCGGTGGGCACGATCGACCTGCGCGAAGAGCGTGCGGAGAAGGGTTCGCGCGGGGCGATCGGTCGGCGGATGTACGTGGCGATGCAACATGCGTTGGAAGCGGGCGGACAAGTGATTCTGTTTCTCAACCGCCGAGGCTTCGCCACCCACATTCAGTGTCCGTCGTGCGGCGAAGTGGTGAATTGTCCCCACTGCGAGATCGCCCTGACGCATCATCGCCACGGCGAGATGGCCTTGTGCCATTACTGCGACTTTCAGATGCCCGCCCCGCTCAACTGCCCCCAGTGCGGCGCGAGTGGCATTCGCTACAGCGGCTCGGGCACGCAACGGCTCGAGGCCGAGGTCCACCAGCGTTTTCCGAACTATCCGCTCATTCGCATGGATACCGACGCCATGCAACGTCCTGGCAGCCATGAGGCGGCACTGGCGCGCTTTCGCTCGGGGGAGGTGCGCATTCTGCTCGGGACGCAGATGATCGCCAAGGGGCTCGACTTCCCCAATGTCACGCTGGTCGGGGTGATCAATGCCGATACGTCGTTGCACCTGCCCGACTTCCGCGCTTCGGAACGGACGTTTCAACTCTTGGCGCAGGTCGCCGGGCGGACGGGGCGAGGCGAGCAGGGGGGGCGCGTCTTGATCCAGACGGTGAGCCCCGAACATCCCGCGATCCAGGCGGCGATCGATCACGATTGCGACAAGTTCGCGGCTTATGAATTGCCCATGCGCGAGGCGTTGTGCTACCCGCCGTTCGGCAGCATGATTCGGTTGATCGTACGTGGCGTGCAGGAGCCGGTCGTGGCGGCGTTCACGGGTCAGGTGGTCGACGAGCTGCGTCGTCTGCTGGCCGAGAGCAAGGCACGCGTGCTCGGTCCCGCGCCGGCTCCGTTCGCGAAGCTGCGTGGCAAGTATCGCTATCACATTCTGTTGCAGGATAGCGACGACACGGCACTACGAACGGCCGTGCGGCAAGTGCTCGAAGATCTTCGCGCGCCGGACGACGTGGAATGGGTGACCGACGTCGATCCGCTCTCGATGCTATAG
- the nadD gene encoding nicotinate-nucleotide adenylyltransferase: MRLGIYGGTFDPVHFGHLLLAEFCREACQLDEVWFVPAAVPPHKQGQSVSTAAQRLEMLALAIGGHESFRVCSHEIERGGVSYTVETLAAIQAEDPARELFFLLGADSLVDLPLWREPARICELATLVVVARTSTPEPDFGCLTGIASPERIAHFRRHLVPMPLIELSSSEIRRRIGAGRSIRFQTPRAVEKYIETATLYQA, from the coding sequence ATGCGTCTGGGAATCTACGGCGGTACGTTCGATCCGGTCCATTTCGGACATCTGTTGCTGGCCGAGTTCTGCCGCGAAGCGTGCCAACTCGACGAAGTCTGGTTCGTGCCGGCAGCCGTCCCGCCGCACAAACAAGGCCAGAGCGTATCGACCGCGGCACAACGGCTCGAGATGCTGGCCCTGGCCATCGGCGGTCACGAATCCTTTCGGGTCTGCTCGCACGAGATCGAACGGGGGGGCGTGAGTTATACCGTCGAGACGCTCGCGGCGATCCAGGCCGAGGATCCCGCGCGCGAACTCTTTTTCCTGCTGGGGGCCGATTCTCTCGTCGACTTGCCCCTCTGGCGCGAGCCGGCACGCATCTGCGAACTGGCCACCCTGGTCGTGGTCGCCAGAACCAGCACGCCGGAGCCCGACTTCGGCTGCCTGACGGGCATCGCCAGTCCCGAACGCATCGCCCATTTCCGGCGCCACCTGGTGCCGATGCCGCTTATTGAGCTCTCGAGCAGCGAGATTCGTCGACGCATCGGCGCGGGCCGCTCAATTCGCTTTCAAACGCCGCGGGCCGTCGAGAAATACATCGAAACGGCCACCCTCTACCAGGCCTGA
- a CDS encoding glycosyltransferase family 4 protein: MADSPGKQKRRPDGSPGERWVIVTQYYPPEPGAPQIRLPMLARELKRAGIDVRVLTGMPNYPEGVIHEGYRGKFFLRETIDGIPVSRVWLYPAVGRKPIRRIINYLTFSFFATFYLLFFMRNVDVLFVESQPISLGMAGLLMKWFRRVPYIYNIPDLQTDVAKQLSFVGWRLLLSVAVWFENLFMRQSWTVSTVTHRFIDYYVERGIPRAQISFLPNGADTDVLRPLHYDRAYAEKMGVAGRTTFTYAGTHAHYHGLEVLVETARVLRDRPDIVLLLVGKGPVRPVLQQQAAEYGLTNIVFGDSPFAEMVHLMSITYASLVVMKDVPVAEKMRLSKTFPPLACGVPVVYSGRGESADMVAEHGCGVQVPPGSPELLAEAILQLADDPARRDEMGRRGVELVDRELSWASIIRNWLAQLKGTPLPAPAQADRATVGTATPSESNSREGNS; the protein is encoded by the coding sequence ATGGCTGACAGCCCAGGCAAACAGAAACGGCGCCCCGACGGCAGTCCCGGCGAACGCTGGGTCATCGTCACGCAGTACTACCCGCCGGAGCCGGGCGCCCCGCAGATCCGTCTGCCCATGCTCGCCCGCGAGTTGAAACGCGCGGGGATCGACGTGCGGGTCCTGACCGGCATGCCCAACTATCCTGAGGGGGTCATCCACGAGGGCTATCGCGGCAAGTTCTTCCTCCGCGAAACGATCGACGGGATTCCCGTCTCTCGCGTGTGGCTCTACCCCGCGGTGGGACGCAAGCCGATCCGCCGCATCATCAACTATCTCACGTTCAGCTTTTTCGCCACGTTCTACCTGCTCTTCTTCATGCGAAACGTCGACGTGTTGTTCGTCGAGTCGCAGCCGATTTCGCTCGGCATGGCGGGGCTGCTCATGAAGTGGTTCCGCCGCGTCCCCTACATCTACAACATTCCCGACTTGCAGACCGACGTCGCCAAGCAACTCTCCTTTGTCGGCTGGAGGTTGCTGTTGTCGGTCGCCGTGTGGTTCGAGAACTTGTTCATGCGGCAGTCGTGGACCGTCTCCACCGTAACGCACCGCTTTATCGACTATTACGTCGAGCGTGGCATTCCCCGCGCGCAGATCAGTTTTCTGCCCAATGGCGCGGACACCGACGTGCTCCGTCCCCTTCACTACGATCGGGCCTATGCCGAAAAAATGGGCGTCGCCGGACGTACCACCTTCACCTACGCCGGTACCCACGCGCATTACCACGGCTTGGAAGTGCTGGTCGAAACGGCCCGCGTGCTCCGCGATCGGCCCGATATCGTGCTGCTGCTCGTCGGCAAGGGACCCGTGCGACCGGTCTTGCAGCAGCAGGCGGCCGAATACGGGCTGACGAACATCGTCTTTGGCGATTCCCCTTTCGCCGAGATGGTGCATCTCATGTCGATCACCTATGCTTCGCTCGTCGTGATGAAGGACGTGCCCGTGGCCGAGAAGATGCGTCTCTCGAAGACGTTTCCCCCTTTGGCGTGTGGCGTGCCGGTGGTGTATTCTGGCCGCGGCGAATCGGCCGACATGGTCGCCGAGCATGGCTGTGGCGTGCAGGTCCCCCCGGGCTCGCCTGAGCTGCTGGCCGAGGCCATTCTCCAACTGGCCGACGATCCCGCGCGGCGGGACGAAATGGGACGCCGCGGCGTGGAGTTGGTCGACCGAGAGCTGTCGTGGGCGAGTATCATTCGCAACTGGCTGGCCCAACTGAAGGGCACACCGCTGCCGGCGCCCGCGCAGGCAGATCGAGCAACCGTCGGCACGGCGACGCCGTCCGAGTCCAACTCGCGTGAAGGGAACTCATGA